Proteins encoded together in one Labeo rohita strain BAU-BD-2019 unplaced genomic scaffold, IGBB_LRoh.1.0 scaffold_413, whole genome shotgun sequence window:
- the LOC127160648 gene encoding tripartite motif-containing protein 16-like, whose protein sequence is MAGAQFFQDEFLCSVCLDLLKDPVTTSCGHSYCKSCITGCWDQEDQMRVYSCPQCRQTFSPRPALARNTMLTEVVEKLKKTKLPADCYAGAGDVQCDVCTGRKYKAVKSCLECLNSYCQNHLEQHESFFKGKRHNVTDATGRLQEMICQKHQKILEVFCRTDQKCICVLCTIIEHKNHDIVSAEEQRTEKQKQLKETQKTFQQRIQQREKDLQQLREAVESHKRSAQTAVEDSERIFTELIRSIERSRSELIRLIRDQEKRAVSRAEGRLERLEQEINDLRRRDAELEQLSHTQDHIQFLQSFQSLSAPPESTDGNDDPFSSLVSFDGLRESVHQLRDKLEDFCKEELKKISDRVTFTNIVPRTRNDFLQYSHQLTLDLNTVNKHLRLSENNRVITYTYTDQSYPDHPDRFDVYPQVLCRESVCGRCYWEIEWSGDGYGVFISVSYKSISRKGRGNECLFGCNDQSWSLFCSPSSYSFRHNNIETDLPVKSISSRIGVFVDHSAGTLSFYSVSDTMSLIHTVQTTFTQPLYPGFYVNYVGSSVKLC, encoded by the exons ATGGCAGGAGCCCAGTTTTTTCAAGATGAGTTCTTGTGTTCAGTGTGTCTGGATCTCCTGAAGGATCCAGTGACCACTtcctgtggacacagttactgtaagagctgtattacaggctgctgggatcaggaggatcagatgagagtctacagctgccctcagtgcagacagaccttcagtCCAAGACCTGCTTTAGCTAGAAACACCATGCTGACTGAAGtggtggagaaactgaagaagaccaaacttcctgctgactGTTACGCTGGAGCTGGAGATGTGCAGTGTGACGTCTGTACTGGAAGAAAATACAAAGCCGTCAAGTCCTGTCTGGAGTGTCTGAACTCTTACTGTCAGAATCAccttgaacaacatgagagtttcTTTAAAGGAAAGAGACACAATGTGACTGATGCCACTGGACGACTGCAGGAGATGATCTGCCAGAAACATCAGAAGATCCTTGAGGTTTTCTGTCGCACTGAtcagaaatgtatatgtgtgctgTGTACGATTATTGAACATAAAAACCACGACATTGTATCAGCTGAAGAACAGAGGACAGAGAAACAG AAGCAGCTGAAGGAGACGCAGAAGACGTTCCAGCAGAGAatccagcagagagagaaagatcttcagcagctgagagaggctgtggagtctcataag cgctctgcacagacagcagtggaggacagtgagaggatctttactgagctcatccgctccattgagagaagCCGCTCTGAGCTGATACGActgatcagagatcaggaaaaGCGAGCGGTGAGTCGAGCTGAAGGACGACTGGAgcgactggagcaggagatcaatgatctgaggaggagagacgctgagctggagcagctttcacacacacaggatcacaTCCAGTTCCTGCAG agtttccagtctctctcagcACCTCCTGAATCTACAGATGGAAATGACGATCCCTTCAGTTCTCTTGTCTCTTTTGATGGTCTGAGAGAATCTGTCCATCAGCTGAGAGACAAACTGGAGGATTTCTGCAAAGAGGAGCTCAAGAAGATCTCAGACAGAG TCACATTCACCAACATTGTTCCCAGGACCAGGAACGACTTCCTACAAT ATTCCCATCAGCTCACTCTGGATCTGAACACAGTGAATAAACACCTCCGTCTGTCTGAGAACAACAGAGTGATTACATACACTTACACAGATcagtcgtatcctgatcatccagacagatttgatgtgtatcctcaggtgttgtgtagagagagtgtgtgtggacgctgttactgggagattgagtggagtggagATGGTTATGGTGTgtttatatcagtgtcatataagagcatcagcaggaagggacggggtaatgagtgtttgtttggatgtaatgatcagtcctggagtttgttcTGCTCTCCCTCCAGttactcattcagacacaataacATAGAGACTGATCTCCCTGTAAAGTCCATCagcagtagaataggagtgtttgtggatcacagtgcaggaactctgtccttctacagcgtctctgacacaatgagcctcatccacacagtccagaccacattcactcagccgctctatcctgggttttatgttaattatgttggatcatcagtgaaactgtgttga